The DNA region CGGCCCTGGATCTCGACCTCCACATGCAGCAGGCCGCGCTGCTCGAAACGGTGGTCCGAGATGTCCTCGTGCTGGTGCCCGACCACCGGCCAGCGCGTGAGCAGCGCATTGCCGTGCTCGCCGTGGCGCGTGTAGGCATTGGTGCGGTAGACGGCCTCGTAACCCTCGGGCGCGAGGTACTCGGCCTGCGGCACCTCGGGCCAGCGCTGGAAGTACTGCTGCTCGCGCCGGTGCAGCTTGCGCACCTCCTGCAGGCAGACGATGTCGGCATCGAGCTGCTCCACCGCCAGCCCCAGGTTGTGTATCTCCAGCCGCCGTGCCGGCCCCATGCCTTGAACGCCCTTGTGGATGTTGTAGGTGGCCACACGCAGGATGTCGGAAGAGTCCATGGCCGGATTGTGTACCAGCCGCAGAGCCGCGCCGGAGGCGGCGGCCGGGCCAGGCGCCGCCACGTCCATCGCCACCGTGGGCGGGTTCAGCCCTAGGGACAAATGTATCTTCGTGTTTCAAAATACCGCCAACCCACTACACTGCGGCCTTCACTTCGCGGAGCCCCCGCGCGCCGCGTACGCCATGCCCTCCGCCAAAGAAGCCGCCGATGTCCCGGAATCCCGGGCGCTCGTCATCGACGGAAACGCCACCTCCCGCAGCATCCTGGTCTCGCAGCTGCGCCAGTACGGGGTGACCCGCGTGGTGCAGTGCAGCCGCGTGCAGGATGCCCGCACCCGGCTGGAGCACATGCTCTTCGACTACGTGCTGTGCGAGCAGTACTTCGCCGACGGGCAGTCCGGGCAGACGCTGCTGGACGACCTGCGGCGCGCGCAGCTGCTGCCGTTCTCCACCGTGTTCTTCATGGTGACGGCCGAGGCGTCGTATGCGGCGGTGGCCGAGGCGGCCGAATCGGCCCTGGACGGCTATCTGCTCAAGCCGTTCACGCCCAGCGCGATGTTCGAGCGGCTGGCCCTGGCGCGGCTGCGCAAGACGCACCTGCACCCGGTGTTCGACGCCATTGGCCGGGAGGATTTCGAAGGCGCCGCAACCCTCTGCATCCAGCGCTTCGAGGCGCGCCAGCCTTACTGGCTCTACGCCGCGCGCATCGGCTCCGAACTGCTGCTGCGCCTGGGCCGGCACGACCAGGCCCGCGCGCTGTTCGAGGCCGTGATCGAGGCGCGTGCCCTGCCCTGGGCCAAGCTGGGCGTGGCGCGCTCACAAATCGAGTCGGGCCAGGCCCCGCGGGCCATCGCCACCCTGCAGGGCCTCATCGGAGAAGACCCCTCGTTTGCCGACGCCTACGACGTGCTGGGCCGCGCCCAGGTCGAAATGGGCCACTTCGCCGATGCCATGGCCACCTACCAGCTGGCCAGCACGCTCACGCCGGACTCGGTGGTGCGGCTGCAGAAGCTCGGCATGATGGCCCACTACACCGGCGACCGCGCCACCGCCACGCGGGTCCTGGCGCGCGCGGCGGTCCTGGGCATCGAATCCAAGCTCTTCGACTACCAGTGCCTGGTGCTGCTGGCGTTCTCCTACCTCACCGACAACGACCGCAAGGGCATGGACCGCTGCATGGCGGACTTCGCACGCATCCTGGAGCGCTACGGTCATAGCCGGCGGCTGCAGCGCTTTAGCGAAGTGGTGACCACGCTCCAGCTGATCCAGAAGCGCCAGTTCGCGCAGGCCGTGGCCGCCACCCGCGCCATGGCCGCCGAGATGCTCGGCAGCACGTTCGACTTCGAGGCGGCCTGCAACCTGGCCGCGCTGCTGTCGGTGCTGGCCGATACGTCCATCGAACTGGCCGAAGGCCCCGAGTGGATGCGCTGCATCGGCATGCGCTACACCAACACACGTGGCCTGTGCGAACTGCTGGCCAACACCTGCCAGACCCATCCGCCCTACGCCGAGGTGGTGCGGGGCTGCCTTTTGCAGGTCAACAAGATGGCCGAGGCCGCCGTGGCCCAGGGCCTGTCGGGCGACCCCCAGGGCGCCGTCGCCGCCCTGCTGGACCAGGTGGGCGCCACGCTGAACACCAAACTGCTGGACATGGCCCAGCAACTGCTCACGCGCCATGCCGCACGTATCGGCCACGCACCGGCCCAGCAGGCCACCATCGACGCGCTGCGCCAACGCTGCGGCACCTCCGCCACGCGGGCCATGCTCGGGCACGACAACGAACGCAAGCCGGGCGAGTTGCGCCTGCGCACCCAGATGGCCTCCGAACCATCCCCCCCGCGACCGGCCAGCGCGCCCTTGGGCGAGGCGGTCGACCCGGCAGAGACGCTGCGGTTGCGTCCGGTCTGAGCGCCGGGCAGTACACCGCGCCGACGGGACGGAAGGCAGGCACGCCCGCAGGCCAGGCGCTCAGCGCGGCGCGAGGGGCGTGAAGCGCGGCAACATCAGGCAGGCCTCCGCGTTGGAGGGCGAGAAGCACGCCAGGGCCGCCTCGCGCCAGGGCAGCCAGCGCCACTGCACATGCTCCCGCGGGCTCAGGCGGACGGGCGTGCCCTGCGGTACGCACAGGCCGAACAACCGCTCGCGGTTGCGCTCCACCCCTGGCGCGTAGCGGTGCAGCCACTGGGGCCAGATGTCGTAGACATTCTCCAGGGCCCAGTCGGTCAGCACGCATTCCTCCGCCCGCGCGTCGATGCCGGTCTCTTCCCCGACCTCGCGCACCGCGGTGGTCGCGAACGGCTCGTCCAGCGTGTCCTTGCTGCCGGTGACCGATTGCCAGTGATCGCCGCCATCCGCCCGCTCGAGCAGCAGCACTTCCAGCGCTGGCGTGTGGATCACCACCAGCACCGATTCGGGAATCTTGAAAGGCCGAGGCAACGTCATGCTTTCAGCGCTGGTGGACGATCCCGCGGAAGGCGCGCAGCGGGAATTGCGGGCCGGCATGCCAGGCGCGGTGCACAGCGGCGAGTCCCGCGTGACACCCGCGCCGCGACGCCGCAGGCCGATCACGCATGCGGCCCGTCCGCAGCATCCCCGCATCCCGGTGACGCTCCAACGCGATGCGCTCCCAGGTCGCCACGGGCGCTTTATGCCGCGGCCAGCAACGCATCCATGTCCTGGGGAACCTGGTCATCCAACGCCCCCTGCGCGCACTGCTGCAGCCACGGGTCGGCAATGCGGCACAGCATGCCCTTGCCCGAGCCACCGCCGGCTACCGGCAGTGCCGCCACCGCGTCGATCAGCGAGGTGCCGGCGGCCCGGCCCTGCATGCCCACGCTCTGCAGTTCGCGCCGGTCCAGTTCGAGCATGGGGCCCAGCACGTCCACCCGCATCGCGAATTCGCGGGGGGCTCCGCCTTCCGGCGCCACCCGGATGACGACCATCTGGCGTTGCGGGTCGGCGGCGCGGGAGGGCATGGCCCGCCCCGCCGTATCCATCACCATGCTGCGCAGATCCACGACGGAGCAGACAC from Paracidovorax wautersii includes:
- a CDS encoding endonuclease/exonuclease/phosphatase family protein — its product is MDSSDILRVATYNIHKGVQGMGPARRLEIHNLGLAVEQLDADIVCLQEVRKLHRREQQYFQRWPEVPQAEYLAPEGYEAVYRTNAYTRHGEHGNALLTRWPVVGHQHEDISDHRFEQRGLLHVEVEIQGRRVHAIVVHLGLIPGSRVRQVAQLQRFIEREIPAGAPLVVAGDFNDWGLQIKRMLAGFGLHEYDEDPRAFTYPARLPMVQLDHVYVRGLTPVGLYVPRGRIWWRMSDHLPLIAEFRL
- a CDS encoding tetratricopeptide repeat protein is translated as MPSAKEAADVPESRALVIDGNATSRSILVSQLRQYGVTRVVQCSRVQDARTRLEHMLFDYVLCEQYFADGQSGQTLLDDLRRAQLLPFSTVFFMVTAEASYAAVAEAAESALDGYLLKPFTPSAMFERLALARLRKTHLHPVFDAIGREDFEGAATLCIQRFEARQPYWLYAARIGSELLLRLGRHDQARALFEAVIEARALPWAKLGVARSQIESGQAPRAIATLQGLIGEDPSFADAYDVLGRAQVEMGHFADAMATYQLASTLTPDSVVRLQKLGMMAHYTGDRATATRVLARAAVLGIESKLFDYQCLVLLAFSYLTDNDRKGMDRCMADFARILERYGHSRRLQRFSEVVTTLQLIQKRQFAQAVAATRAMAAEMLGSTFDFEAACNLAALLSVLADTSIELAEGPEWMRCIGMRYTNTRGLCELLANTCQTHPPYAEVVRGCLLQVNKMAEAAVAQGLSGDPQGAVAALLDQVGATLNTKLLDMAQQLLTRHAARIGHAPAQQATIDALRQRCGTSATRAMLGHDNERKPGELRLRTQMASEPSPPRPASAPLGEAVDPAETLRLRPV
- the nudB gene encoding dihydroneopterin triphosphate diphosphatase; translated protein: MTLPRPFKIPESVLVVIHTPALEVLLLERADGGDHWQSVTGSKDTLDEPFATTAVREVGEETGIDARAEECVLTDWALENVYDIWPQWLHRYAPGVERNRERLFGLCVPQGTPVRLSPREHVQWRWLPWREAALACFSPSNAEACLMLPRFTPLAPR